The nucleotide sequence TCCAGCAGCCACCGGAATTAGAAACAGTAGCCACACAAAGTGTGAGGCAACACAGAGGGAGATGGGGGGATGTGAAGCACCCAGAGAGACTCCTTCTGTCTCCACCCCTCTGTCTGTGCCCAGCTCTACGCCTGTATCCCAGGCCCCCCAACTCCCACAGTCCCCACCCCCACGCTGTGGCACCTGTTCTCCATGTGGGGCAGCAGCAGGctcagcagcagggctggggccttCACATTCACGCCCAGGATCTGAAACCAAAGCAGAGGcaccagggagggaggagagacatGGTCAACCCAGGGCCTCTTCTCCTAAGATGCATGGAGTCCTAGAATTCATGCAGCAGACTCAAATGTGTGCACCTTGAGAACTAATCCTCCTTCTGACTGGGGCAAAAGGTGTTTCCAAATTGCTAACGGCTTCATAGGCAGGCAGGCTAAGTGACAGGCCTGTGAGCAGAGCCCTGAAAATGTGAATTGTTCAGgacagggagaaaggaaggaaatatccAGACCTTTTAAAGAAATCAGTCTGTGCTTTGCTTGTGCAGAAAGAAGCTGTAAGTAGAGGCCTCTGGAAAAAGACTAAAGGTAGAGCAGACGGAGGGGGAGCAGGTGCTGTAAGCAAGGGAGATTTCTAGAAGAGTCAcctttgtctctctctgcttTCACTTGTTTATGCTCTTGCCTCGTCCCAGTAGAATTTAAGGCATACTCACAATGCATCAGGATAAAGCAAGTCAAACATGTATTATGTGTGAAGAAATGAGAATAGGAAAGGTAGGtgttgaaaaataaggaaaagcaaGAGTGATTTTGGTGCCCACAGTTCACAGCGCGTGGTAAGGACTGAGCACTATTCTATTATTTGTTCACAAAAACGTGGGCTGtgagccccccccccacacacacacaccagtttaTTGCAGGCTTGGCTCTGAGCTCTTCCACAGCCAGTACAAAGAGGGAGACACAACAGAGAACTGCCATTCTGGGAGTGAGGTGCCTCTGCTGCCCAAGACTAAAGTCTGGATCTGGGCTCAGCCACACTGATCtcgacactctgtctggtgggcATGGGGATAGGGGAGAAGTAAGAAAGGAGCTGGCAAGGAAAGACGCAGagactgagcccaggagctagGGCAGAGTGCCAGGCAGGACTCACGGGGCACCAGGGACCCCTCCCGTGGGACACTGTCTTGATAGAAATCCACTGTGTCCTGCGTCTCTAGGGAATGAGGCTACATATCTCTTACCAAACAGGACTGTCAACTGTTTCTCCCACTCCTTCATCCCATGCCCACTCAGTACCTTGGATGAGGGCAAAGGGAAGGGTTCAACTGTGTGCTACAGCCCATTTGATGGCAGGTTACCAGTGTTGGGAATGACCCTCATGACATCAAGAAGTGGCTCAGATGTCTGAAGCAGGGGCCACCATGAGGTCACCAATAAGAAGGAATTGAGGGTTAGGCTAGCCCTAAGGGCTTCCTGGCCAAAATAGAGCCCCACCGACCTACAGGTTGTCTGTCCAAAGCTTCATGTGCATCAGGCTGAGTGATGGGCTGAGACAAGACCCCTCTGAGACTCAGGAACCAAACCTGAGCCGAGGGAAAGGCGAGACTCCCTCCCTTGCTGAAGGAAACTACTCCATTAGAAAAGAAGGGATAGCATTTCTACGTGCCAAGAAGTCCTGAGTACAGGACACTCTTTGAGCCTGAAAGAAGGTGCATGGATAAGGAAGAAGGTGGAGGAGATGGTTGTGGTGGTAAATTAGAGATTTCCCAACCAGCTGGAGAGAATGGACATCCACCTGGGGAAGGCCTCAAAACTTGCCCAAGAGTAACATGAGTGGTAAGGAATTCTCCTCACAGGACACCTACTGAAAATTGCGTTCAGCTAAAAGCAGACCATCTAGTAAATTCTAAACTCATTTTGTGACAATTTCACCTCCAAGGTGGTGACAGATGTGATTGGGGCACAAGCCATCAAGGATTTCTGCCCAGCGGTGCAGAATTGCTCACTGAATGCGGAGTCCTTGGAGAACAGGGGGGCATTGGAGAAAGTGAGGTCGAGTTGTCAGCGTGTGCCCCCAGCCTCAGGAGGGAAGATTGCAAACAGTTTCGAGAAAAAGAGTCATGATCCCATGAACCGAGACACTTAAAAGGAAAATGACTCAGGGGGGTTAGGAGACTGTCGGCAATAAAATCTCAGCTATAAAATCACAGATGATGCTTTGGAGGCATTAAGAGGGTAGCTAAAGAGCCTGGGGAGGCTGCTGAGCAGTGGATGCAGGGAGCTCACATTTCAGGTCATCTCCGAGGATGGAGCGAAGGGCACCCAGCCaagggcaggcaggaaggagggcgGCCTGGAGACGACTCCGGCAAATGAGAGCCCagaagctggggagggcaggatgCACTGAGACTGGGGGGCAGGAAACACTTTGGCCAGTGCTTAGGGCAGAGGGGAGAATGCTAACGACAGCAGAATGAAAAAGACTATCAGAGCGAATACGGAACAAAACATGGGAAGGAACGGAAGTCATAGGAGGACAACGAAGCCCCAAGATGGACTTCAAGGCATTTTACAAGATCTCTCCTGGACTCTTGTGGACAAGATGGTAGAATCGCCAAGTGGACTGCAGAGGGCTGGCGTGTCTGAGCCCGTGGAATGCTGATGGCTGGATCTGGCCCTGACAGCAGGTTCACCCAAGGCACAGTGAGGAGCCCTAATCTAGGGAAGGTAGAGTCTCAGCAGCAGGTCCAggtccccaaagaggagcacaaCTACCAATATATGCCCCCACAAAAGGgtgtaaaaaatagaaattcttgaCTCTTATAGAGAGACTCTTACTGTATGTTCAcagctgtgcctggcacagagcagcaaatatttgctgaatgaatattgctgaatgaataaatgcaaaagagaggggaagagaaaaaaaaaaagcagaaagaatgtAGGAGCCAGATCTAAAAACCAACAAGCTGGAAAGTAGCATCAGGACACATTCTAGGGAACAAGTGGGCAGGCCTTCCGTCCTGGGCTTGCCTCCACAGTCACGTCTGGAGGGGAGGTGACAGTCTTAGTGGGGATGGGCGTGCTTGAGCCTAGCGCAGGGCTACCATTTCCCCTCAGCCGCCTCCCTGGGGTGGCCACTCACCTTGTCCCAGACCTGCTCACTGGCCCCCAGAGTGCTCCCCACCAGAGGGTTGACGCCTGCATTGCATACCAGGAAGTCGACACTCCCAGAGTGCTCCAGggcctgcagggagaggggctTGGGTGAGTGGGGAGATGGCCTGAGGaggcctcatcctcccagagcaGCCCCGGTGCGTAGGGCATTCAGGCAAAGCTTGCAGGTCAGATGCCGCCTCAGCCAGGAATGGTTACAAGGCTTCTGTGGAAACCAAACTCTCGTGAAGGAAAGTGTCCTGGCTGGCCCACGGGGAGGAAGATCTCCTCCAGCAATCCCTCTGGGGGCTTCCCCATCCCCTTAGACTCCTCCTCAACCATGGTTCTCCCAGGTGTAGGGTAGGGATGGATGTTCTCTCATGAACAGGCTACTTTCCAGAGGGCCCTTGGGAACAGTGAGGTTTCCTCTATCAGCCTGGCAGCAGTCATGGTCTCAGGATGTGTCCTAGACACCACATCCCCATCcttgtccctgcccctcccagggttGAGCAGTGAAGGAAACGTTCTGCAAGTTCTGTCTGTGTCCTTCCACCCTCACCGTGGCCACCAGCCGCTCCCGGTCCTCTGCCTTCCCGACGTGGCACACGGTGCCCGTCACactcagcccctccccctgcagcaTGGCAACGGCCCGGTCCACGTTCTGCTGCTTCCGGCTGCTGACCACCACGTGGGCCCCGTCCTGGGCCAGGCGCCGGGCGATGGCCAAGCCGATCCTGTAGGCAACAATGCAGAGGTCAGCCTCAGCCCCGCCACTATTCTTCCTCTACCCAGCCCTGGAAATCAACAAAgtagactgggtcttgctctacAGCACTGAGTCGTGTGGAAGCCCAGGTCCCATTGACGGGTCAGGGCCATGGGGCAATCAGGGCACTCACCCGTTAGTGGACCCGGTGATCACGGCTACCTGGTTGGCCAGGACACCCTTCTCAGCTATCCCACTGCTGGTCATCCTCACCGAGAGCCCAGTGCAGGGATGAAACAGGCCCCAGCGGCCCCAGGCTGCTGCTCGGAGCATGGCGGTGCCTAAGCGGCTTCCTGCTGAATCAGCCCTGGGAGAAAGGATCAATTTCACTTATCACTGATGCCATCAGTGAGCATGAAGGTAATCtatccccctccctccccagacgGACAAGGCCAGCAGGAGAGAGTGGCAGAGCGTCAGGCTGTCAGGGTGAATTTTGAACATCTGAGCCTCAGGTCAGGAAACCAATCCATGAAAACATCCCAATTATAAAACTGGGGAAATTACTCACAAATTAAAAATGCGAGACCCAACATTCAGTAGACaaggcttattttttcattcattccataaacaaGCACTGAGCACCTGCAATGTGTCAGGCGCTGGGCAGGAGATGCCAGGACACCTTGGTGAACCACAGACCAGCCCTGGACCCCCACCATGGAGCTCCCCAGTCAAGTGAGGATGCCAGGCACCCACAAATAATTACACCGGTTATCAACTTTAATTAACTGCTTCTAAGTGAAAAGTAAAatcaacagaaactctcattcactgctgaaTGGAGAATAAGTACAACCATTTATGCCATCCAAAGCAGTTTGGCATTGTGTGGGGAAGTGAAAATACAGAGTCCTGACTCTGCAGAGACCTCACAGCCTGCAGAAGGAAGGTCATATGTGCACCAAGAGACAGTACACacgtgttcacagcagcattctTTGTCATAGTATGCTCCAAACTAGAAACAAGTCCACATGCCCAATAATGGTGTAATGGATAAAGTGTGTTGCATTTATATAGTGGAATACTATAGAATAATAAACATTAGTGAACTGAACCTACACTGAACAAGGTAAATGAATCTTAAAAAGTTAtagttgaatgaaagaagccaggcatcaAAGAATACATAGTATGTGATTCTATGAgtttcaaaaacagacaaaagaactCTATGTTGTTTAAGAATGCAAAGGGGTAATAAAGTTACAGAGAAATGCAGGCAATGATTACCATAAAAGTCAGGTGTGTGAGTATTTCTGGGGGGGAAGGGGGTTATGATTAGAGGGGGGGAAACTGAAGAGCTTCTGGGGTGCTGGCAGTGTCGTTTTATGAGCAAGTGATGGTTACGTGGTATTCATggagatttttatatatacatatataatgtatacattatatatgtatatatatatacatatatatacattttaatgtatgtGTTATATTTCACAATGAAAGGTTTGAAAGTAAAGATTACCTGCTcctggtaaattttaaaattcaagcagGTCAAAAGTAGTACAAAAATTAAATCTCCCAATTACCTTCTCAGAAGCAATTTTGCCAGTGTCTCAAATACTTTCTCAGAGATACTCTGTGCAAGGGACTTTGTTTTAAACAGCAAGCTTTCTGATTATAAACATTCAGTTTACAAACGGTTTCCAGAGAGAATCCTAACCAGGAAGCGGAGGGTCAGGAATGAGGAGGCCGCCAAAACCAGCATAAGCCCCTTCAGGGCAGGCTTCACTTCCCCTTCTTGGGCCCAGAGCCCTGCCCAGGGCATGAAACACCCGGGGTGCTCACCAAGGTCAGTCAAATGCCCATGGGGCTGGGAAAGCCATGGCTAGGGGAGCTGCAAATAAACAGGACCTGCGAGCTTGAGGAGAGTTTTGATAGGGGCAGCAGCAGGATAGATACTCCTGTCTAGGGGGACAGACTGAGGGGCGGGTGCACGTCCAGGGTGTTTCGGAGACAGCAGGAATGCTATGAGCTTGGCAAGCAGAGGATGGGGACTCACGCCTGAGAAAGCCTACTTGGGCTCTAAATGGCTCCGCCAGGCCCAAGCTAAAGTGAAGTTCTCCAAAGGAAGGTGCATGGAGCTGGGCCAGTCAaagcagccccagcctggctgcaGTGTGCAGACATGTTCCTTCAGGAGCCCCACAGAGGGGAATGCTGTGCCCCTGCAGATATGCGCAGGTGTGAAGGCAGGATGAGGATCTGGCATGGGAGACTCAGGTATGAAGGCATTTCACCATGGACTGGAAAGATGCCAGAGATGTTTGTCCAGGAGACCCTCTTTCCCCACTCCCCAAATTCCCCAGCTCCATACAGTGTTGGCCCAGaggctcctgcctcccccagtaGGCTTGCCCTCCCCTACTTTTCTAGGAatctcctcagcctcctgctgaGGGAAGTGAGGAGAGGTTGGAGCAAGGGGTTGGCGAGGGCAGTCAGGGACTTGGGGATATGCTTTTCATGTGGGACAGTGCCAGGAAGATGCAGCGAAGCAGGCTTTGGCAGCTCTGGGGCAAGGGGCTGACAGATGTGAACTTTCAGGAGGCTGTGTCGTTAGATGACTGTCTACAGACCTTCATCAGTTCCAGACCTGCTCTGGCCACTCCATCACCGAGGGACTCCTGGTTACTAAGCAACCCCTGCCTTACCTACTGCATCTCCCTTCGTTCCTTAGCAACCCTTGCATAACCCAGTTCCCTGGAGTTAGGGGTCGGGAGCTATAAACTATAAGTGAATGGGTGCTGCTCAGGAATTGTGGACaaaatttagattaaatattAGTCTGTACTCAGTGTCATAATGAAGGTGACCAAAAGTTCTGCTTTGGGAGGAAAGCCTTGGTTTCCAATTTGTGTCTCTTGTGATATGTTACTTGCACAAACACTCTTCACAGGTGCTGGGCctcctccttttttcctcccaGCTGCTTtcactattctctctctctctctctctctctctctctctctctctctctctctctctctctctctctctctgactggCTCGCAGGGCTCTCTCCTTCCTGCAAGGTCATATTTACAGTCTTACATTTCCAGGGGATGGGGGGGTCCGTTCCTGATTGGTCTACCTTTCCGAAACAAGACACCAGATTCTAAACCCTGTTATGCCCTCCTGGGGGACTCCTCTCCCCCAACCCACCCCACAGCTGCAAGCACAGATTAACCCTCTTTCCGAGTGAGAGGAATCTGGTCTCCTTGTCTGGGAGGGCAGCAGGAAAAAGAGGACTGACCTTTTGTCGGAACAGGACACCCCCTGCTGGAAGGCCAGAGTTATAGCACCTCTGAGAAGTGTTCCCTTCTCAAGTCTGTGACTGTCCCCTTTCTAGCCTGCAGCAGTTCTCACCAAGCCTAGTTTGTCTGAACTTGCCTCAGGGT is from Microcebus murinus isolate Inina chromosome 6, M.murinus_Inina_mat1.0, whole genome shotgun sequence and encodes:
- the LOC105866625 gene encoding dehydrogenase/reductase SDR family member 2, mitochondrial, which encodes MLRAAAWGRWGLFHPCTGLSVRMTSSGIAEKGVLANQVAVITGSTNGIGLAIARRLAQDGAHVVVSSRKQQNVDRAVAMLQGEGLSVTGTVCHVGKAEDRERLVATALEHSGSVDFLVCNAGVNPLVGSTLGASEQVWDKILGVNVKAPALLLSLLLPHMENRRGAVILVSSIAAYMPQVELGAYNVSKTALLGLTRTLALELAPRDIRVNCLVPGFIDTDFSKVLCKNKAFFKNLKENVGLQRIGQPEDCAGLVSFLCSPDASYITGENITVSGFSCRL